The Rosa rugosa chromosome 1, drRosRugo1.1, whole genome shotgun sequence genomic sequence TCTTCGGGGAAGTGGTGATAACGCCATCAACGGAGTAATCATCCTTATTCTTGAAGtttaattcttatttttaaaataatttttgCCGTTATTTTAGCATGTTATTtatattgactttcatataaatatatataggaCATGTATAATATCTTCTTATTTATAGGAATCACAAGCTAAATCAATATATTGTCAACtatctgttaatgtctaagattgaGCGATAGCCCAAATctcggttaacgctggtccgatgggcggaccgctacttgtgatgttctcagagtttccgctatctgtcaagtaaaatacaaagggcgtcagagggagaccacgttgggcggtcttctcttctccgatgcctaagttagtcaatatatttgtgttgacagaataacagtaggtaagtagtaaatgcgtaattaatgaggagagaggagtggaccttttataggtggggaagagattgatctctttcttgttttcgatgtgggattgataTGGTTCAATTCCCAGCTTCTGATGTTTCAGCGAGGCGCTCTTGGCGCGgcgatctgggggtgagccggggctcaagtgatagcctgcttggctgtgttttcgtaggtcacaccgttggtggttgttggtaccgctggcggtagcatgagcgtggctcattatagctaattatgcttcacaaatgctcatgtaagtacaagtccccagtcaaggagggcaatcttggttggggagttgcctagcggttttgAAGCGTTATTCTTGCTAGACTTGcgagagcataattagcgtcagtgcgttgtcaaccatggatttattacgagcaaacgctttataccctttcgggtgggccccttctaggccccccagggagtcccccactccccggctaagataggccTCCGTTTGGCCGGCATATtgcttgttgagggggagctgtgAGCAGAGGGtattgggtagcgagcccaatctttgataccctagtgtcgggggtcaacgtgcctgatcagggccgtcgaagactgttgaCGACATGTCCCCTTAATTGTCTCGGAGGAACAGGGCTTGATTGCAACTCCGCGTGGCGGTtgttgtcattatgaggcgttgcctcgggaGTCGCCGTTGGCTGAAGTCCCTCCGCTGGAGGTCAGCGGTATGATGCGTTGGGGGGACtatctcacttgcaagatgaaggggagaagttccgctagcggtgttgcgcttagcggaaactgtctcgcttgcaagatgaaagggagaagttccgctagcggagactgtctcgcttgcaagatgaaggggagaagttccgctagcggtgttgcgatTAGCGGaaactgtctcgcttgcaagatgaaagagagaagttccgctagcggtgttgcgcttagcggagactatcgcTTGCAAGGTggaagggagaagttccactaGCGGTGTTgcacttagcggagactgtctcgcttgcaagatggaaagagagaagttccgctagcggtgttgcgcttagcggagactgtctcgcttgcaagatgaaggggagaagttccgctagcggtgttgcgcttagcggaaaTTGTCTctcttgcaagatgaaagggagaagttctgctagcggagactgtcgcttgcaaggtgaaagggagaagttccgctagcggtgttgcgcttcgcggagactgtctcgcttgcaagatggaaagagagaagttccactagcggtgttgcgtttagcggagactgtcgcttggtgttgcgcttagcggagactatcgcttgcaaggtgaaagggagaagttccgctagcggtgttgcgcttagcggagactgtcacttGCAAggtgaaagggagaagttccgctagcggtgttgcgcttagcggagactgctTCACTTGCCTAATGGTATGCCTGCTTTTTGACGGTTACTTCGAATAGACGCTTTGTCTGACAGCGCCCGACACGTGGCTATCATGCATTGGGTTGGCGTGTGGGTGTACGCCTTCTCCTAATCCGGATAGTGAATGCGATCGTGGGGCACGTGGATGGTTCCCGtttgatgtcgttttttagcggacggcctggatttgtttgatgttgacataaaagagagggaaactcACAGGATTTTGACAGTTTCATCACTTCAAAACCGAACTCCTCGTCTTCAAGCTGTGTGTTCTGAGAGCTGAGGAGTAGATTCTGCAATTCAACCGAGAGCGTTGTTGTTTGAAGAAAGAGATTCGTCGCAGGGAAGACCATCGTCTCCAAGCGCATCAGGGTTCCCATATTTCAGGTTGGTGATCCGAGCCCCGTGTTTATTTAATTTGTTTGTGTTGTCTCAATGCTTTTGCTTTTCGAGGTACTTGTTGTCTTTCTGTGATGTGTCTGAGGGTCTAGGATGGTTTAGGAATTGGTTTGGGCGTTTTTGGCAGGGGTTTGAGGGTTGTaattttgctagatggtcgaatttGGGTTCTGAGCCTAAAtcatccccggcaacggcgccaaaaattgatgcagcTAAAAggaagcgcgcaatttaaccctgcaaaatgtagttgtcagtatagaataagtagggatcgttcaagccggggattgatggtacacctgtaattgtaaaaataaataattaataaaagtacaaagtattatttacaaaaataaaacaaattaagaatagaaatatatacaaattaacataaaaaaaaggggggattttaggttttgaaaattaaaagaaacaaaattaaaacgtaaaatacatatacaagggtggaacgcaaggaacaaaaatcaaaaccacaatcatatgcatgaaatccaattatatatacattgtgttcttgttttggtattttctgggttttctgggtatgactgttcttggtgttcttgacTAAAATCTGGCATAGGGATAGTTTAGATCGTTTTGGAACTGACTGACTTGGGTTTTAGGGTGTTTCTGATGGCTagcgtcatagagatttcgagcagtgaggattccgggtctgacgtgttgCTCAGCGGTTCAGATAGGatgtttattgactcgttgcgtctgtCTGCCTTTACAGGAACCTCATTGCCGGAACCGCTAGATATTGAACCCTTACAAACCATACCTTCGGAAGTGGCTATGGCTCGCGGTGGGCGTCCGAAAAGTTCGACGGCAAGGGAAGAACCTGCCGCCCGTAAGCGGCGCGAGGAGAGGCTAGCTAACCATAGTGTGGCTAGTGATTCCGCTGGTGGGGAAGATGCCGGTGGTGAAGAGATAGAGTTGGCTTGGGTTCTTCGTGATGGTACGCCGGTTGAAGAGGCGGGCAGTCCGATGACTGCGTCGGCTGTCAACCGTCTGAAGAGTGTGTTTCGTCTCCCTGGCGTGGTGAAGTTATGACCGCCGACGAGGGACGAGAAGGCGGCAATTCTGCCGGTGGGGTacgccgccgttcacgaggccATCTTCCGCCAGGGAGTAACTCTACCGCTACTGCCAAACCTCCAGATTTTGATTTGCGAGTTCGACCTTGCCTTTGGGCAAATTTTCCCTAATATGTGGCGATTATTGAATGCGCTCAACTCACTCTGGCGGCTTTCTGGCTGCGAAGGTCTGACCGTGGCACAGGTGCTGCACTTCTACAAACTGGTTTACATGAGGCGCCAGGGTTGTAGAGGACAGGTGAACCTCACTCGCCGCTAGGGGGCGCCCAAGTTAATCGAGAATTTGAAGGATTCGATGTCCCTCTGGCGGTTCGACCTTCTGTATTACTACCGCGGGATGAGAGTATGACGCGGGGGAGAATGAGGAGGcgccgacatttaggattaagtcggagttccaacctatccgaggttgtcgctAGTTTCCACTGACCAATGTTTGCGGTTTTCCTTTTGTAATATACCTTTATTATGTTTCTAACATCACCTCTGTTCCTGTGCAGCGGGCCTGCGCTATATGCTGACGCGCGAGGAGCAGTGCCGCATAGCAAGGATCAAAGGGTGTTGGCAGAACAACAACTTACTAGATCTCCGTCTGTTgaccggctgggagctgttggtcgattTGAAATTGACTCGTGCCCTTGGTAAGCGACGTCCGCCAACCTGTGCCCTTGCGACCCCATCTTACGCTTATGCTAACTTGTATAGTTTGCTTTGTTCAGATTCCGTTCCTGGTAACAAAGCCAGCCGCGACGCTTTTTCCAAAGCCATGGACCATGCGGATCTGCATAACTTTATTGAGGGCATGTATGCAGCTGGGCTTAGCGCGAAGCAGACCGTGGTTGATCCTCAAACGCAGGCGCTGAGCCACTCGGAGGTTGAGGTGGTGATGTCGATGCCCCATCACTCCCATCTCGCCGCTGCCGGTCAGACTGTTCTGCAGCTCGAGTCTCGCGCCGAGCGTGGGGCTGCTGGCGGGAGTCAGGCGCGTGTTGCTCCCGAGAAGCCCAAGGAGAGAGTGCCCACCAATCGGCGTGGGCCCCAGAGGGAGAGGGCGGTGCCGACGAAGGAGCCCGTTGCCATTGCGGGCCTGGAGCCACATGATCCGCCGAGGGTCACCACTCAGGGTCCTCTGCAGAAGAAACGGCGGCAGAATGACCCCGTCGAAGGGGAGAAGGCAGAGGACTCGGTGCCAATTGGGatccgccagcagaagagggcgAGGCAGGCCTCGCAGAAGGTGACTGTGGCCGTCGCCGGGGAAGTGCCGACGAATGGGCTAGACTCGTTTGCAGCCTACACCGAGTTCCTGACGGATCTTGAGCAGGAATTCCTCTTCCATCTGTGAGAGAGGCTTGGGTTCGGCGGAATGGATGGGACTGTCCGCCTTACGGCCGTTCAGCAGTCCCCGAAAAGCTCAGCATTTGGGCACTTGTTTGTTGGGCTGCATGAGCTGTTCTTGGCGGCGTCGAAGTCGTCTCCCGCTGAGCAGCAGCTGAGAGAAGACATGGAAGGCCTCCGGCAGGAGTAGTAGGAGACGTCCAAACGGCTGGCGGACACTGAGCGGCTTCTATCCAAGGCCGAATGTGACCTGGTGGATGTGCAGGGCAAGCTGACTGTCGCCATCGACCGGGATTTGGAGCAAAACAACAAGGTTGCCAGGCTGGAACAAGACAtggccctgctgcaggagcaaGTGGCGGTGAAGGGTAAGTGTTGCGAGATCCTTCAGCGGGAGTCTGTCGCCAAAACCGTTGAACTGAAGAAGCTGGAGGCTGAGGTTGCCTGACTGGGGGCTGCGAGGAGTCAGGTAGATGCTGCTGTTGTGGAGGCTTACAAGCAGTCTCCGGAGTTCAAGCACAATCTGACAGAGGCGGAGAAGGCTGGTGCTGCTGCCAACTTCGACATGTTGGATAAGAAGGGCGTCATCGACTGGAGCAAGGCGCCTTGGCCTAAGTCTTCTGATCAGCGGGAACCGCCTGCAAGCGAGCCAATGTTCAGCCAACCTGAGGGTGTGAGGTCTGGCAGTGGTGAGAGTGGCCAGCGTGTGGTGGATGGTTCCCAGCAGACACCGTTGCCCACTCCCTCAGACGTCTCCCGCGCAGAGTTTTTGGCCGCCCATACGCGGGAGGACGGTACGATGGTGACGCTTAGTCCCACTGCTCCGAGGTCCGATTAGACAAGCCGCTCGATCACCCCGACTACCCAAGCTGGCGCTGAAGGCGTGACTGGTGCTTCCAACAACCCATGAAGACACTGCCCTACTTTTCTTAGCTTTGTTCTGTTATTTTGCTATTGCTGTTgaggcgtttttttttttttttaatctgtaCTTGGACAAATTTTTGGTTGGGGAGTCCCAACCTATATTTATAATGAAATGCCATTTCTGTTGAAATTATCCGTGTGGTTTCCGCTGATAATATGTTAGCGTTGTTTGGATGTTgatataccgctagagttttgacttgtgcttttgttaatcaatgaaacattaaaggaattaaaattgttttaagtgcacaatgtagcggacgtggtccgctgaatgttgttggcgttgccagtttaCTTTTGTGCTGTggagaacaatggtttgaataattcctcgtttcattgatagctgatagatcagcgtttacaaaagtggggttgtacccgttgggtagcttcccttagctaaatattgcacaaaaatttagctaagtcaagatgctcttgggtagcgacatgactatttgtaataataccgaaggtgttcagtattccaatGGTGGGTCggtgtgacgccatccttgtccatcaAGTAGAAGGTGTCGGGGCTGACGACTTCCACTATTTTGTATGGTCCTTCCCAAGTGGGACGGAGTGCCGTTGGCGggggaatgacttccttcatgacccagtccccaagttggaggttccgggacTCTGgtgttatagaaacgcgatacccgttgtttgttttgcaagttgtgcaaatgggccttgtggtGCTTTTCCTAGACGAGATTCTTGTTGAGGTTGATGCCCTCGCCGTTGGTCTCGGaacagtagccctcgaccctagcggtaagCTGGGTGACCTCGATGGGTAGGACGGCCTCAATCCCAAACATCATAcagaatggtgtttcaccaGTAGTGGATGTTGGGGTAGTTctgatggcccacagaacttccgggagcttctccgcccataaacccttgccgtcatcgagcttcttttttagtagCTTCTTGATTACCTTGTTTACCGCTTtgacttggccgttggtttgggggtgagcgacagatgcaaagctcatcttggtgcccaggttagcgTGAAAGATACGAgctctttgttgttgaactgtgttccgttgtctgtgatgatggtATGAGGGACGTCATagctgcagtagatgttcttccagaggaagtgagttaccttggcggtagttattgctgtCAGCGGCTCCgcttctatccacttgctgttgtagtctatggcaacaatgatgtatttgaactgtcTCCTAGCGGTTGGGAACTTGCCAAGTAGGTCCAGGCCCCACacggagtgaatccatgggccgatgattaTCGAAAGGGGATCCGCCAAGGCATGGGGAAGGTCAGCGTATTGTTGACACTTGTGGCAGGACCTGGAAACCTTTCTGGCGTCGTCACCGagcgtgggccagaagtagccttgtaGCATTATACGATTGGCCAGAGATCTGGCGTcggagtggtttccacattcccgGGCGTGTATCATTGCCAGAACGACCTTTCCTTCATCTGGGGTCAGACAttggaggttgggatgggtgaacccTTGGCGGTAAAGTTTTCCATTCTGGATAttatagcgggttgctctccgcttaagTTGCCTTGCTTCGACCTTGTCGGTTGGCAGCGttccattgcgcttgtattcgattatttcgtccatccagctgggattgacctcaatgttg encodes the following:
- the LOC133714049 gene encoding uncharacterized protein LOC133714049, yielding MLTREEQCRIARIKGCWQNNNLLDLRLLTGWELLVDLKLTRALDSVPGNKASRDAFSKAMDHADLHNFIEGMYAAGLSAKQTVVDPQTQALSHSEVEVVMSMPHHSHLAAAGQTVLQLESRAERGAAGGSQARVAPEKPKERVPTNRRGPQRERAVPTKEPVAIAGLEPHDPPRVTTQGPLQKKRRQNDPVEGEKAEDSVPIGIRQQKRARQASQKVTVAVAGEVPTNGLDSFAAYTEFLTDLEQEFLFHL